In the Acidimicrobiales bacterium genome, GAACGTCGGGTCGGTCAGGAGCACGACGGTTGCCGTCTTCGAGCTCACCGAGGCGACGCTGCCGATGAGCCCGCCTGCGGCGACGACAGGCTGTCCGACTGCGACGCCACTCGACGTGCCCTTGTTGATGGTGACGGAGTTCTCGAAGTTGGCGGAGCCGTTGTCGATGATCTCGACGGTCACCTGCGGGATACCGGACACGAAGGGAAGGTTCTGCTCGGCGAGGACCTGTTCAGCCGCAGACTGCTCGGCGGCCGACTGGACCTGCTGTCGCTGGAGTCCCGCCACCTCGTCGCGCAGTCGCTGGTTCTCGCGCTTCAGGGTTCCATAGTCGACCGCGCCAGTGAAGAAGTTGCCGACCGGTTGCAACGCGGCGTGGGTCGCCCTTTGCAGCGGAGCGAACGCGTCGTGAGCCTTCGACCTGATATCCGTCGCCAATCCGGTGCCGTTGCTTCGCGCGTCGATGGTCACCAAGGTGAGCGCGGCGAGGACCAGCGCCGCTATGACATAACGGGTGCGGGTGGAGCGCCGGTAAACAGCCAAGAGGGCTGGGGGCCTAGCGGCTCTGCGACGACATCAGCACGCCCTTCAGCACGTCGAACTCCTCCAGGCACTGGCCACTACCGATGGCGACGGAGTGCAGAGGGTTGTCGGCGATGACGATAGGCATGCCGGTCTCGGCCATGAGGCGGGCGCCCAGACCATGCAGAAGTGCTCCCCCACCGGTCAGGACGATTCCCTGCTCCATGATGTCGGCGGCTAGCTCGGGCGGGGTCTTGTCGAGGGTGACCTTCACGGCGTCGACGATGGCCGACACCGGCTCCTCGATCGCCTCGCGGATCTCCTCGGTGGTGGTGACGATCGTCTTCGGAAGGCCGGTGATCAGGTCCCGGCCGCGTATCTCGGCGTGCAGCTCCTCCTCGAGCGGGCAGGCCGATCCAAGCGCGATCTTGATCTCTTCTGAGGTGCGCTCGCCGAGGGCGAGGCTGTACTCCTTCTTGATGTACTGGATGATCGCGTCGTCCAGCTCGTCGCCTCCGATTCGGACCGACTGGCTGGTGACGATCCCCCCAAGCGAGATAACCGCGACCTCCGTGGTGCCACCACCGATGTCCACGACCATGTTTCCGGTCGGCTCGTGGACCGGCAGGCCGGCGCCGATAGCGGCGGCCATGGGCTCCTCGATGATGTGCGCCGGCTTGCGAGCCCCGGCGGACTCGGCTGCCTCCTGCACGGCTCGCTGCTCGACGCCCGTGATACCGGACGGGACGCAGATCACCATGCGAGGCTTGGCGAACTTCCGGTTCCCATGGACGCGCCGGATGAAGTAGGCGAGCATCTTCTCGCAGATGTCGAAGTTGGCGATGACGCCGTCGCGCAGGGGGCGGATCGCCTTGATGTGACTGGGGGTCCGGCCGATCATCCGCTTGGCCTCGATCCCGACGGCTAACGGACGGTCGTCCTTCACGTTGACCGCTACGACGGACGGCTCGTTGAGAACGATGCCGCGGCCGCGTACGTAGACGAGCGTGTTGGCCGTACCGAGGTCAACGGCCATGTCTCGGCCAAAGAATCCAGCGAGAAAGTTGTCCGACACGCGAGGGAGCTTCCTGATCGAAAGGGCGCGGGAGGTCGGCAAGAGGCTACCCGCCCGGGGTGGTTCAGTCCACCCACTGCAGCGTATCCACCACGTCGCTGCGACCGGCCACTATCTTTCGCGGCCCCCTCAGGCGCCGGCGGGGTCTCGTCGGCCGGCGAGTGGGCTACTTAGCCAGAGCGGGGAACCAGAGCGCGATCTCTCGGGCGGCCGAATCGGCGCTGTCCGACCCGTGGACCAGGTTCTCGCCGGTCTCGGTGGCCAGGTCGCCGCGAATGGTGCCGGGGGCGGCGTTGGCCGGGTTGGTCGCGCCCATCATCGTCCGGACGACCTGCCAGGTGTCCTCCGGGCCCTCCAGTACGAGGAACATCGCCGGCGAGCGGGTGATGAACTCGATCAGGTCCTCGTAGAACCCCTTGCCCTCGTGCTCGACGTAGTGCTCGGCAGCTGTGTCGCGCTCGACCAAGCGCAGGTCGGCGGCCACGATGCGCAGCCCCTTACGTTCGAAGCGGCCGACGATCTCTCCGACCAGGCCCCGCTCCACGGCGTCGGGCTTGCATATGACCAGGGTGCGATTCACGAGCCGAGGAGGCTAGCCGTCGGAGACCTGCCTTCAAGCTCGGATTCCAAATCGGACGTCTGGGTCAATCGATGCAACCCGGGCCTGTAGCACGGCCACCATCCTGAGAAGTTGGTGAAGCTGACGATCGGTCAGGGATCCCATCAGATGCCGCTCGAATCTGTGCATCGCCGGGACAAGCCGGTCCACCACTTCGCGTCCCTTCCTGGTGAGGCTGACCTCACGCGACCTACCGTCCGTGGCAGCGCGGGTCCGAAGCACGAACCCGCCACCTTCAAGGGTGTCGAGTAGTCCGGTGGTCGTCGCTCGGGTGACCATCATCCGGTCTGCGATCACGGACGGCCGAAGTGGAGCCGGATCGCCGGCGAGGACGCTCAACACGTTGAATGCGGCCGCGGAAGGCAGACCCTCCCGGGCGACGAGCTTCTCGACCAGCCCCTGAACGGCTCCTGCGAGCACACCGATG is a window encoding:
- the mreC gene encoding rod shape-determining protein MreC; protein product: MAVYRRSTRTRYVIAALVLAALTLVTIDARSNGTGLATDIRSKAHDAFAPLQRATHAALQPVGNFFTGAVDYGTLKRENQRLRDEVAGLQRQQVQSAAEQSAAEQVLAEQNLPFVSGIPQVTVEIIDNGSANFENSVTINKGTSSGVAVGQPVVAAGGLIGSVASVSSKTATVVLLTDPTFVVGVKLAGSNTGSADGSGRGQPLHVSVVSTDQSPPSMKKGDVVVTSGLNQEKFPPNIPVGKVLSAATTPGASEPDITLAPLVDLNQLTYMQVLIWSPQ
- a CDS encoding rod shape-determining protein; the protein is MSDNFLAGFFGRDMAVDLGTANTLVYVRGRGIVLNEPSVVAVNVKDDRPLAVGIEAKRMIGRTPSHIKAIRPLRDGVIANFDICEKMLAYFIRRVHGNRKFAKPRMVICVPSGITGVEQRAVQEAAESAGARKPAHIIEEPMAAAIGAGLPVHEPTGNMVVDIGGGTTEVAVISLGGIVTSQSVRIGGDELDDAIIQYIKKEYSLALGERTSEEIKIALGSACPLEEELHAEIRGRDLITGLPKTIVTTTEEIREAIEEPVSAIVDAVKVTLDKTPPELAADIMEQGIVLTGGGALLHGLGARLMAETGMPIVIADNPLHSVAIGSGQCLEEFDVLKGVLMSSQSR
- the ndk gene encoding nucleoside-diphosphate kinase; this encodes MNRTLVICKPDAVERGLVGEIVGRFERKGLRIVAADLRLVERDTAAEHYVEHEGKGFYEDLIEFITRSPAMFLVLEGPEDTWQVVRTMMGATNPANAAPGTIRGDLATETGENLVHGSDSADSAAREIALWFPALAK
- a CDS encoding MarR family transcriptional regulator, translated to MKSSASTAPLLQVPDSFEQEFPDASALATESFINIGVLAGAVQGLVEKLVAREGLPSAAAFNVLSVLAGDPAPLRPSVIADRMMVTRATTTGLLDTLEGGGFVLRTRAATDGRSREVSLTRKGREVVDRLVPAMHRFERHLMGSLTDRQLHQLLRMVAVLQARVASIDPDVRFGIRA